The Rosa rugosa chromosome 1, drRosRugo1.1, whole genome shotgun sequence genomic sequence tatctccgtgttttctaaaatatgagattgaaaaggtgaaaatgtctatttgtcgttttcctgttttacgagtaaaataaaaaattatttttaatttttattttctgcattTTTTAAAACAGTCCAATTAACGAACGCATTTCaagccattttcattttataaaatggaAAATGTGACTTGAAAACGTTACCGAACGCCACCTTAAGTTTCTTTGCAGTATCTAGAGGGGATCAATTTGAGGCTTTTTTTTCCAGGCCTCACTCATTCCAAAGTGACCAAATCCCTTATCCGGTGCGTTTTCTGACTTATTCCTAATACTAGTAGTATATATTCATTTGTATATGCATCTTCTACTTGATTTAGGTTCCTGTAAAAAGTGCACATGCCATAAAACAGAAGCAATTGTAGCTCACTATAGCTGAATCAAATATATAACTGCActgtgcttcttcttcttcttcttgtttataTAGTTCTTTAATAATTTGAATCTATTAAACATTGTGTAtcaaaaagagaagagagagatccTTTTGCAATTCTATACAATGGTAATGCTGTAGAGATCTTTTTGCAGTAAGCACCAAATATTGAGATTGCTGTTGTGTTGAGTGTCAATGGCTGGGAGAGTTGGCAGCTGCTGTTGCAAGTGTATAAGCTAGTGTAAGTTCAATTTCTATAAACTTACGTTCTTTACTGGTGAAATCACAGAGACAAGGCCCACGAATGGTGTGTTCAGGAACTAAATTGCTGGCACAGGATAAATTTCAAACACTTGAGTGCGTCTTTTCCATTACTATTCACAgttcttcatttgttcaaataGCAAGGATTTGATGGATCTGTGAGCATAAGGAAGTTTCCTCTTTCTAGAGAGAAAGTCTACCGAGTGAAAGAAGCAAATTTTTGTCATTGTGGGTTATTAACTGCATAATGAAGTAGCCTTTTGAGTCATTTATGGTTTAGATATACCTCCTATTGCAGCAAATTAAAGCATGCATTTGTCAACGAAAACACTTGAATGTTCAGTACATTTCAAAAAATAAGGAACTCAACCGCAAAGGAATTTTTACTGGATAGTGGCATGGATACAAGATACAACCATTTCAATACAGCAGTTTCTACTAATAATTAACATCAGAAGCAAGGGAGGCAGGGAGCACAAACAAAGAGAACCTCAACACAAGCCATCAAGTTAAGAATATCTTCACTTTCCGGGGACGAAGTTGGTGGCATAAGCCCATGCATTGTTAGCCACTGGATCAGCAACATGGTCAAAGAGGTTCTCAACAGGTCCCTTTCCAGTTACAATAGCCTGAACAAAGAATCCAAACATTGAGGTCATTGCCAGCCGCCCGTTCTTGATTTCCTTCACCTTCAGTTCAGCAAAGGCTTTAGGATCATCAGCCAATCCAAGTGGATCATAGGCTCCTCCAGGGTAAAGTGAATCCAGACCTTCACCAAGTGGTCCTCCACCAACTCTGTATCCTTCAACAAATCCCATGAGCACAACCTGGACAGCCCAGATTGCTAGGATGCTCTGTGCATGGACGAGGTTTGGGTTGCCAAGATAGTCAAGGCCACCTGAATTCTGAAAAGATTTGAGACCCTGCCTTGAACCAAACTGCCTCGCCGAACTTGACACCATTCTTGGACAAGAGCTCTGGGAAGACACATCCTAGTGCACCAAGCATGGCCCATCGGCTGTGGATCACCTCAAGCTCACGGTTTTTGGCAAAGGTCTCAGGGTCTGCTGATAGTCCAGCAGTGTCCCATCCATAGTCACCAGGGAATTCACCAGTCAAGTATGATGGAGTTTGCTCGGAGAATGGTCCCAAGTATTTTGGGCGGTCTGCACCATACTTATTTGTCATTTACATTTGAAGTATCTCAGCATAAGCTCAAGGTCTTTGCATAAAAGATATGATGCATATGTGTAAACTTCCTAATGCTATATATGAACACTATGGTTTAAAATCTACTGTTAACATGTAACTTAATCATTATCATTTCAATGCTAAGAGTACGTTGTTTTACTACTGAATGTATGTAACTTTTTGCATCAGCTGGGATAACCTTTACTAGTGACTATGTAACATAAAGGAGTTTTAGTAAGATGAAAATAGCTTCTAGTCACCGGCTGCAGCCAAGTTACTCACCATATACTCTCGGGGGCACTTTTTACGGTGCGCCTCATGGTGATGCGGCCACCACCAAGGCCGCCAATCTTCTGAATGAGCTCATTTGACTGCTTCAAAGCGGTCTGGCCGGCAAATGCTGACTGCTGGATTGCAGAGCTTGCCATGACTGTTTTTCTTTGTGTACTGGCCGGGTGGTGTTGAGAAGCCTAGGAAATGAAGATGTTTAGAACTAGGAGAGAGCGGGTATGCTTATAATGGGAGTGAAAGATGATGATGTGGATTACGAAATCTACACATCAGCACAATTCTATTGTCTTCAAATTGGATTGAGATTTCTTACAGATTCTTTGATAGTGGATTTCCATTATCCATGTGGGATGCGGAATGCTGCAATGTATGTGGTTGGTGAGTACAGGCCACAGAAGTTTCTACTTTGGAAGCTCTAACCTAAGGGACAAGTATTTTATAGGCCCACTGATAATTAAGATCATAAAAGCACAAAATGGtttttaacttttatttttatgtttgtttttggttttgagaagaaaaatgtTTTAGTGAATTTCCACCTCAAAAATTGGTCTTGTTGCAGTAAAAGTTGGAATCTGTTAATGAAACAGGCAATGGAGTGGAACAGTACTTGAATCTGAGATTAGTGACTTTAAAAGCTGCTGTTACATTTAAGCAGAAGATTTTTGGCATGGCATCCATTGTAAACAAGTAACCATTAGGGCATTATATATAGTTTGTGTCTGTAACACTGATTTCGGCTATTTAGTCTACTCTAATAGTGCAATCTAGGAATCTATACAGTTATACTAATGCGTATCTCTAACTAATTGGTATTAGCATTCTTGCTTGATCGTTGCTTTGGATCTCATTTAGTCCTCTTTTGTGCGACATATCTCAGTCTTTAgcatttttctttctcttcttccagAGTTAGTATTTCAAATCTTTACTCATTGAAATGTTATTCCCTTGTTTATTCAGTAGGAAAAGGTGGTTTTTCAAAGGGAAACTACATCTTTTGAAGATTTATCTTGCAGTATGGGGGATTCAAAATGATTGGCCTGAAATTATCTGTATATCTTGCAgtgcttttgttttcttgttttaattAAAGAAATGAATAGGAGTTGATAAAGATTGAAATGAATGGGATCTCTTGATCCCACTTAAGGGAATAAGAATTTGTCATTTCCAAAATCTTGCGTAAATCACTTCCTCTAGTATAAGGACATGTTTATAGTTGCCCCCAAAAAGTTGGTCAACTAAATGAAATCACTCTGATTATATATCCTCCACTATCCGACTTTTTACTTTGGTAACGAAGATCAAGAAGCCTAGTTGCCAAAAGATTGCCATTACCAAAATATAGGGGTAACTTACAGGTCACAATTTGAAACACTACTTAGGACTCTTCGAGTCTTTGAGAAGGGTAATCAGCTCTGCACACTATGTCGAGTTGAAATAGCAATCATAGCCTCTTCTCCTTCCAACAAACCCTTCTCTTTTGGTCATCCTCACATTGACTCCATCCTCGACTAAGCTCAGTTCTGCAGGAAGGCTGGTGTTGAACATAAGCTCAATATGCAGCTAAACCAGTCTCAAGGTCCATAAAATCCATTGCGCTCTGCCtcatctcaagttctcaacacTAGTACATTATTTACTACTCACTAATCTTCTTATAGCTTTCTCAATTAACGTTGTCTCTCCCCAGTGTGCCCTCCAATTGTGAGCCTCCTTCCATACATGAGAAACCCACCTTGCACTCGAATCTTGGACGCTAGAAAAATGCCCTCGGATACTACAGAAATAGTTTCAAGACTGGAATTCCAATTGAATCTAAAAGCCTCCTGCTGCACTATATATGATCCAGACATTAATTATGGGGTGCTCATTTCTTGATGCAATTTCTTTGATCATCTCCTAGTTGTGTTTGCTGATTAAAACTCTTTGGCAACTCTTCATGCCACTCCGGTACTGCGAACAAATTTGGTGTCTATTCGTAAATTAAAAGCCAAAATTGAAATAGATGGATGAATGGGTGGCAATGCAATCAATCACTAAACAAAGAAGCCGTGAATTTTAAAATGCCATAGTGAGATAATTTCAATAATGGACTAGTATCAATCAGCTGTTTCAACATGAGTTTGCCAATCCAGAAACAATGATCTTAGTTATTGAAGAAGACAGTAGTGCCAGATCAAGATGATGCCTCCAATGGACTATAAGTACGGATGCTCAAACTTTTAAACCACAGGTGTCAACAATGGTTTGTTCAAGAAGTGAGCCTCAAGATTCCCAATAACAAGGTCAGCCATTGCATTGCGAGTTTCTACAGTGCCACTTCCTACATGAGGCAAGAGCACCACATTTTCAAGCCCAAACAGCTCCTCCGGCACTTCTGGTTCATTCTGATACACATCGAGGCCAGCTCCACCTAATCGGCCTTCTAGCAGTGCAGATACCAACTCAGGTTCATCAACATGAGGACCCCTCCCAATGTTAATGAGAACACCCTTTGGCCCCAAAGCATCAATGACTTCACGATTGATAATGTGGCGGGTTTCTTCAGTAAGTGGGCATGCAACAACTAGAACATCACAGTTGGAGGCCAATTCCACAACAGTAGGATAATACTTGTACTTCAAATCTGGTTTTTCTGATCTGGAAAAGTAGGCAATGGGGCAGCTAAAAGCCTCAGCTCTCTTAGCAACTGCTTTGCCGATTCTTCCCATACCGATGATACCAACTGTTTTTCCAGTGAActgaaatgaaagaaaaactATTACAAAATGGGAAACAATCTATACCAGGAAGACAAAAAGGTAAAGGCTAGTAATTAGAAACTATCAATATATCACACTAATATCTATCAGAAATATATTACAATCAAAATACCCTAATAACACCTTGGGCATCGAGAAATGATAATCTTAAAGACTTTCCATCTAATGGTTCCCATTTGCTTGACATGGCTATATAGCACATAAGCAGctaaaagaaaagctccaaAGGTCCTAAATCCAACTGTGCAGCATGTTTCCACATGAAAGGTAGAAGTGCAGAAGCAATTACACAGAGTATTCAGCACTGAAAACTCCACAACAGTAGGAAAACAGCCTTACAATAATTAGAGGAATGCCCAGTTCAATCAATATCGATTCACCTTTTCAAAACAGAAACAAGCACAAAGCCTACCATGTAATTTTAAGAGCTTGGGTAACACTGAAATTACTTTGCATTCTCTATTTCATACACAACACAAAACAATGCACAATCCACTCCGAAGTATTATTTCTTCACAAACCAAACGTACATTATGAATAactacatcaaccaaaaccaactATCATTGATATATTTTGCTGGGTTGATGTCATCATCAGAAACAGTAAAAGTTCTTGGAAGAAAACGAAAAGCCTAATAACGTAAATAGCTATGGAGACATCTTCGTGAGCAACCTTGACCGACCACTAATTTGTGCAAGCACTGTTCTTCTCCTGACTACTAATTTCAACTGCACGTTTCTTATCATTGTCTTTTTTGTGTCTAAACAATTGGTAGACTTTTTCACCACAATCATTAACTAGGTATTCCATTTAACCGGACAACTAAACAGCAAAGTTACAATTGTTGACTTCAACAATTGCTTATAAGCACTACCAATTACCAAACCAGCAAGATAAGCAAACCAAACAATCCGGATGGAATTCAAATCTGACAACATACTTTTCGCAATgaaacagagaaagaaagaaagaaaatgtaacCTTTGTGGTCAACTTGTAGTCACCCTTCTTCCAAAGCCCACTCCTGACATAGCGGTCACTCTCGCACAGCCGCCGCATGACGGCCAGCGACAACCCAATAGCAATGTCGGCCACGTCATCGGTCAAAACGTCGGGGGTGTTAGTGACCCTTACACCCTTTTCCTTGCAATACTTCAAATCGACCTTGTCGATCCCAACGCTGTAGCTGGCGACGATCTCCAGCTTGGGCAGAGAGTCGATCAGCTCGGCGTCGGCTCCGGCAGAGGCGTTGCCGACGATGGCGCGGATGGAGGTGGCGTGGTCTTTGATGAACTGGGTCTTGTGGGGAGCGGTCCAGAGCTTCAAGAGGTTGAAGCGCTTCTCGAGCTCTTGTTCTAAGTAAGGGGACATTGGGATGGGTAGGAGAACGCCAATGGAGTCCATTTTTGGGGGGATTTGAAATCTGGGTTTGGgttggttttgggtttttgcGCCTCCCAAAAGGTTTGGAGACAAATCACAACCTGAAGGTGGAGTTTATAGGAGGAGGATTATGAGACTCTGACTAAAAATGGTGGGTGTGTTTGTGGTGGTCAGAGATAAGGACAAGTGCGAATGTCCCCGTCTGGCAGTCTATGATAAAAGGGAATTAATGCTTGGCCGAATTAATTCAGCACCTTGGCTTCGAGCATTTCTAAAAAGTTGATACACCATATGGAAAATAATTCAAACTTCGGTCACACGAACCGATCTCATTATTCATGCAAGGCATCACTCAAGACTCGATTCGATTGGCTGATGTCTGATATTTACAGCTTGTTTTAACCAATTTCCTACCAACAAAATTTCACAAGCTCCTCTTGAATTGACCGTTTTGGTGTTAGTAAGAATCAAACTTGGTCACGGttgtaaggaaaaaaaaatcaataactcataattagcccaaaagaaaaaagagactCATGAATTTCACATATAGCAATTAACTACGAAACTACAAACCCTCTATCAATTTGATTAATTAGGAGCTTGAATCTTGGATATAACACAATTTATTTTCCATGCAAACGAATCTTCAAGATTTGACTACCAAGAAAGTTTGGTTTATCACTTCTTGTTAGTAATGGTCTATCCTAGTTTACAAAGACTTTTTAGATGTTGTATCTCTTAGTTTATCTAAAATGTGACAAATTCTATATGGTCAATGTAATATCCCGGAatttcgttattaatttcttaaaatttcctgaaattaataaagtgttcattTGTACGATTTCTCGAGTTATTGGTGAAGTGGAAGAGTTTCGgatgaataattactcgaaatgttttattttcgaggggtcaaagGGTTGATTTTTTATTAATTGAGTTTCTCTAAAAACTTTAATCGCTTTGTGTTTCATGTATTGAgatgaaaccgtatgtgattaggtacttgacggaGTGTGTTCGGTACTTTATCTCgactgtaagagaagacgcagcgggattcagaggtgagtaaatctcaccaggttcatttatgaacggagttactttattattcggatttatttgttaaattgtgaaatcgttttcggaaataaatatttgttttaaattatatgaacttgatcggctacggttcataggtaagttaaaatgagattttattataaaaataatttttcaagTGGATGaccacgtgtgtgtgtgtgtgtgtatatatatatatatacgtgaaatatatatcttgatAGTGTGACATGTGAGAAGTATGATAATTGTGATTTTATTCGGATTATTGTTTTGAGCATTTACTCTTTTCAGAAATGCAATATATCATGCAATTAATTGTTGGTttatattgtgttgaaagagtacCTTGATCAGTtgagtgtaacattttgagtcatgtggactttttaaatgtttcgGTTTGAGGACCTATTGTCACATTGGTGATTGAGGCAAGGAAATCGGGAACCACGCCTTTGGTCGGGTGAGTGTTACGATcaattagagctctagtctgtccgccAATGtgctgcttgggggataactttgtgttatcgTTCTCATGAGTACATGTTTGTAAAAGAGTGTTTCgggtgtttctttcttttattgtccatgagGGACTTGGATTCTTACTAATTTGTAAAGCTGATTTTGGTTGCTTTAATTTACTCTTGAGTTGAGAAATTGTTAAGCATGTGTTGTTTGAATCATTTTAATGGAGTTAAAAAGGTGATTTCTTGGCTTCAGCGTGAGTTGTTGATTTTCTTATTtactttcctttttcatttgaattgtttgatctttacgtaatctcctgaactaaacaaTATGTgaggattactatgatttctatttATTGATTTAATGTAGTcacctgaactaaactatatgcagggattactatgattttggattgtgtgctttttggtgatctcctgaactaattttctatgcagggattactagtTTTTATTTAGTGTAATTTATGAGCACAATTGTGGTTGAGACTCGTAGTGAGTTGAGAAATGTTTTATCATGTCTTTGTGGTGATAAATGCTTCCTGTTGAGAGGAAAGAAAAGTGATTTCTTGGTTTGTTGTTGAGATTAtgaatgatttgatttgtcacGGTGGTGAGttgtgttttccttaaaaagaaaaggattttgaccagttacccatttttagcccaatATTTGCCCAATCAATCCACCTTCAACTGtttgtgcccacttacccaattccACAGTGTCATGACTCATCTAGGCTCCGGAAAAAAATGTTATTACGGTAGTGCCACTACACTAAAACCGGACGACTCGTCAGTTACCCATCTCTATCAAACGTCAAACCGATTCAAAACTCTTCCTCCCTCCATacccgattctctctctctctgcctcaCTCCCTCTTTCTCTCACCTGGATTCTCACCGTTCTACGGCGATGACGCTTCAAGGTCCGGTTCTTGTTTTCCCTTTTTCAGCTTCGAAGATATCGAAAAAGGTAAAAACTCAAATTCCGACTCCGTTTTCCAGTATCTTCATGTTTTCTGAGGAACCTATACCAAAATCTTCCGTTTAAAGTAGTTTGAAGTTTCATTTTGGTTACATATCTGTGAAATTTCTCGAACGACTTTGCATGTTCCGAAATCTGTGAAATATAGGGTTTCTGGTTCATAATTGAGAAAATCTGATACGAATGTTGTTTATGGATTATAATCTGTTAAATTAGAGAAAATGAGGTGTGATCCAGAGCCTATTGTGGAGTCCTAACCTTAAAAGTTGTagcattagtgccccccagtagactttgtattgggggccaatgatgactgctttatttattgacggactgaaaactgctattccaaagtaaatgtagtgttaaattgcagtagtcgataaatgaaaaaaattgtgtggtttgtgtcagtctagtggggggcagtagacagaatattgaccctcataatgtgtgtttttagacattatctgttgttttgagtgtgaataacttctaTAAACtgtgaaacataggaagcggtgtagtGTTTGACACAAATGGTgaggtttgtgtcagtctagtgggggggcagtagacagatttttgccctcataatgtgggtttttagacattaactGTTGTTTTTATTGTGAGTAACTTCTATAGTCtgtgaaacataggaagcggtgtaatgtttgatgcaAAATGTGTGGTTtttgtcagtctagtggggggcagtagacatattattgaccctcataatgtgcatttttagacattaactgttgttttgagtgtgactAACTTCTATAGTCTGTGAAACATAgtaagcggtgtaatgtttgatggtctattggggggcagtagacacattagtgctacccaataatgtctttcttaggagacagtcatcatctcttgttgattattaaatgatcattttggttttctttgtgataaagtgcaatacactgtgaatccttgaaactggtgcaagttttgatggtttagtggggggcagtagacacataaCTGCCAAccaataatgtcttcatacgaagtcagaacccttctcTTAACTATTTTGTAatgatcattttggttttgttttggtgtagAATGGGTAGACCAAAATTCACCTTGATGAGTGACTCAGAAGAAGATGACCGGAGTTCAGAGAGTTCAGATAACTGCACTGAGACAACGTTTAACCAACCCctgcaaaaaaaatttgacgaaATCAGAAAGAGGAAGCGACAACAGGCAGATCACATTTCTGATGAAGAGTCTGCTGAAGATGAAGTCAATGAAGATTCAGGACGATCGACTGAAGAAGAATCAGAATCAGAAGGTGAACAGACAACGAAGAGGTTTGTAATCAAAACAAGACAACAACCAAAAAGGAAACCAGTTCAAGAGGAAGAGGATTCAGAAGAAGTAAAATCAAAGAGGAAGAAAGCCAAGAAGCAAAAGAAAGGGGCAATCAAGAAGGAAGAGCAGAAAAAGGAGACCCAGAAAGCAAAGATTGAGTGGAAGCAACAGAAGTGCACACTCAGTGCATTCTGGAGAATGGTCAACGCACACAAGGATAGAATACCAGACATCACAAAGGAGATTTTGAGGGGTACAGACTTTGGTGAAATGATGGAGCCGTTCTGGCAGGACAAGATAACCGAGATCCAGCTGCACAAGCATGAAGCGGACCTGGAGATACTCATGAGGCACTTCGACCGCACAGACAACAAGTGGAAGTTTGGGGATGTTGTTATGGAAATAACGGAGGAGGATGTCACGGCTTTATTTCACCTTCCGGCTGAAGGAGAAGTGTTCAATGTGAACAGGAGGGTGGTGAGGGAAGAGATGGAAGACTCCCAAATATTTGGCAGCCCTTTAAAGACGCAGGCTGTCCTGAGAACAAAGGTGGAATCGAAGCTGGTGACTGAGTTGACAAAGCCTGCAAAAGAGAAAGATGCCAGGAAGATAGCCGTGCTAATGATGACATATCTATTCAGCACATTCTTCTTCGCCCGGACCGGTGCTCAGATCACATGGGATATGGTCGCCGTATGTGAGCGGATTGAGAACATAAACATGTACAACTGGCCAAGATTAATTCTGAACTTCTTGATGGAAGGGCTACAAAAGTATAGGAGGAACAGTCCATCTGTTTTGAATGGATGCCTTCTTCTCGTCTATTACTGGTTCCTTGAGAAGACCAAAGCAAAGACCTGGATACCTGGAAAGCAGAATGAAACTCCACGATTCATCCGATGGTCGATAAAGGAAATATTTAGCCTGGAGCAGATGTACAGGAACGAGAACTTAGCCGTGGTAAGCAAATTTCAAAAACATTACATCTATGTTCTTTTCAATGTTTACTACACAGTACTGACTTGTTAAATGTAACAGGATCTGATAAAAGATGGACCGTGGTATGCGAAAATTAGACTGGAAGACCTCGAGCTGGGTGATGAGGTGCAGGACACACCAAGCTTTGACAACTGGGTGAGTGGCTCAACTGAG encodes the following:
- the LOC133725229 gene encoding glyoxylate/hydroxypyruvate reductase A HPR2-like, giving the protein MDSIGVLLPIPMSPYLEQELEKRFNLLKLWTAPHKTQFIKDHATSIRAIVGNASAGADAELIDSLPKLEIVASYSVGIDKVDLKYCKEKGVRVTNTPDVLTDDVADIAIGLSLAVMRRLCESDRYVRSGLWKKGDYKLTTKFTGKTVGIIGMGRIGKAVAKRAEAFSCPIAYFSRSEKPDLKYKYYPTVVELASNCDVLVVACPLTEETRHIINREVIDALGPKGVLINIGRGPHVDEPELVSALLEGRLGGAGLDVYQNEPEVPEELFGLENVVLLPHVGSGTVETRNAMADLVIGNLEAHFLNKPLLTPVV